aaaaagaaggcttctattaaatgttcaaagaaaccagtcagtacctcttaattcgccatagaggtgatacagtaataaaacaatttacttttttcagaatttctgctaagtattaaaagtgtgaagacgtattcaattagtatttgctttaccaataacctgtagtacaagcacacgtataagcagataattatgggagtcaagagttatgttaaaattaaagatactgactgttattacttgctcacaaagcattgtagttgctgtacagtttatgctgtatgtggtgtacccaatgtgattcctggaggacataatattctgttatcccatGGGAGTGCACTagtaccacacctattgaaagtacgttttgttgtggaatagttgtatcagatgtctgtaccagaaaacaaatctccactgtgccACCCttatgttcttggtatgctattagctattattacaggaatgctcttcacatggaggaggaagcataatgagattttctttttcatcatttccaacattgtacacaactttcttgaaCTTTTATGTTGTCACATTTTTTCCCTTGATAATTGAAAagagggaggggaaaaaaaaaaaattaagcgagctttcataactgaaaactctacttgcgtcatctgttattttcaaaatgttactctctttccaaatactgtcctatttcttcaaaccaattttgaatttctcaggttattacatattatttactgtacattgtccaccaatacttctgttattaccagatagtttgtaatgtggcactacctttgtgccactggtattggctagtgtacttttgcagaaaagaaaatcgactggactagattgTCCTGGCAGTATACGACAAATTCAGACAGTATGGAACTtcttacactaaatttgcaatataatgtcacccttgtctcacacagattgtagcagccattgagGTTCCTGTCTGGCcagctttcactttcaggtttgttttttgcttgggccgtatactgacaaccagtcattccagtgattgacaccatgtcaaagactggaaccaagattcacagaaatagaattctatggttgtaattcaaagtgtaattaattttgctcactgacatgttttgaattcaattttaaaattgtttgggtgtcagactggaaaattacagttttaagacaccccaaccttaaaattaacagctgtgatcgaggttattttcaacaagttccttcacttcctacatcatcatggatcagtccaatataatattactagacttaacttccaaatgatacaagtcaagcatttaagaggagccttaacgttgggctttgtgtttatctcatttaaatgtatttcttgtctcgtatcaaagactgaagcactgttaaaaactggtgcatctaccatatcactcagtttaaatacaccatgtcatgtacaggcgttaataaaatcatggcatttaagTTTCTGATCAAAGAGAgtgccaaattcgtaagtgcatgttgcaattacagtgtcagcatatatgcagatcggtaatgcgtcacttcagatcaagaaaaaaataacatttttttcgttTATCCGTAAGTAATACTtaaatagttcagttgtaatttctgtttcagtaaagatacccctaagcaaacgatgtcaactttttttcaagagttcactgttgtccacacttgattttccgaattataccagtaGTTAAAAGCTTCGGCAAataaggtaatttgttgacctccattgaatcttaaatagtgttttaaaacgggcaaataaataaagcactcataaaatagtaaacaatttataggtcagcttgtcaaactttcaaaacacactcgaatttaggaatttcatagcagaactgtcactgttttttctcgctggattagaaacacttcattatgttgatgtgtagatatctagaacatccaatataaaatacttatgagggcgcagaacgaaaaacattttcatccgtgttttgacacttcgtttttttgccaaattcagaacaggcgtctaaagctagcgaaatgagggatgctcaactaccggacctaccgatagatggctctaccagctgattactatcgtctgtattgcccgccatatttgaatttgccaagaagtttctctcggtctgtacggtgtataaggaattaaggattatcgaaatggtgatttcttgttccgcattcaattgtacgaagcgatggagtaaggaaagtgacttaccatttcacaggtaataggactaccgatacaatacgacaacaatacagacttagtgcgtttgctaattcgatgtttttgaacaggtttcctctaaagcacccagagctgctaaagaagtggattacttccgtgaagcggaaagattttaaacctacgtcttgcagttttctttgcggaaaccttttccgaCAAGATGGTTACGTAGTGAGCTCTGGAACGTGGAAGACACGTCTGAGACCCGAAGCAGTGCAGTcaatttttgactttccgacacatttgatgccaccaaataaacagccacgacgacatgttaggattttgagtgacaacgatgcttctccatttgaggtagctaattaatttccttgctatgtgtgtggttttgacttttgtgaatttatttcgtacggacacaaatgggctacataggtctaagcaatgttgtaatacagttccatatttttgtttttagcgttctgtcctggaatccgtgcttgatttgccctctgcagaagctactgattgcgtggagaatgttgtcaatgagaattcttccgtggaaagcacgtcccatttatccaatgcagaagctacgaattgtgtcgaaatcgttagtataaggatgttttcacacccccaaagttttcttataatattttttcatcaagccttgagttatttcaatcatatataacgaaattatttctttatttcagagtgcagttggttctcaagtaattgattgtggtatacagtcgaaagtagaaatggaagacaaggcgaccgaaacttgcaattttttctcagacattgtgcacgaattaaaacgtaaactgaagtgtgaAGTGTGcccgtgaaaaacttcgaagaagagagaagaaagtgttttccatggatgacatcataagttcattgaaggagaaggggcatcttcctgagaagttacataacttcctcaatcatcagaaaggaacacaagtggaattagtgtgcaatttagtggacaactctctctcgtcaaagggtaatagatacacaacaaatgtaaatgcaaataatcatatagaattatctttctagcactgcaaagtacagaatacagtgattacaggtacacgtggaaatctaggaaatttcagtattcatgttacatgcctaattttcatcaacatttaccttaattatacggttacactttttgctgatttgaactgtgtactacatgttaaaaagattttgtttggtcatagtaataaaagcatttcattttgttagttcatatgtcccatacggaactgaaattatcgagttatgacgacaaaggaaggaaataacattcacagaaattatgtaacaatggttacactttttgctagttaactttaatataaaccatttagttttccattaagagtcatgtaaagaacaaagtttcccatagggaacttaagtattttacgtttgagttattgcagaccctaagtattgtgatcttcatatttctatttaaaaaagtttgtaactcaaattcacagacattttggaatctgtacatacatttgtgtagcaaggtacttttcatgtgccatgtggaacctttaattttctggtttacatataatttatttcatgaattacctttaataccagcactgtctgaatgcattatttaccatttcgaagaagaaatattagtgtacagaataacaaacctcatgaaaaatgcgagagattgttctgtacagaacttggaatggctctttatcaatagcaggtaaaaaagaaggcttctattaaatgttcaaagaaaccagtcagtacctcttaattcgccatagaggtgatacagtactaaaacaatttacttttttcagaatttctgctaagtattaaaagtgtgaagacatattcaattagtatttgctttaccaataacctgtagtacaagcacacgtataagcagaTACTTATGGGAGTCAAGAATTATGTTAAAACGaaagatactgactgttattacttgctcacaaagtattgtagttgctgtacagtttatgctgtatgtggtgtacccaatgtgattcctggaggacataatattcttttatcctatgggagtgcactggtaccacacctattgaaagtacgttttgttgtggaatagttgtatcaggtgtctgtaccagaaaacaaatctccactgtgacaccctcatgttcttggtatgctattagctattattacaggaatactcttcacatggaggaggaagcatagtgagactttctttttcatcatttccaacattgtacacaactttcttgcacttttatgttatcataCTTTTCCCATGATAATCGAAAAGAGGGGAAAAAAATTTAAGCGAGCTTtcataactgaaaactctacttgcgtcatttgttattttcaaaatgttgccCTCTTTCCAAATACTGCCCTATTTCTTaaaaccaattttgaatttctcagattattacatattatttactgtacattgtccaccaatacttctgttgttaccagatagtttgtaatgtggctctacctttgtgccactggtattggctagtgtacttttgcagataagaaaatcgactggactagattgtcctgtcagtataggacaaattcagacaatatggaactttttacaataaatttgcaatataatgtcacccttgtctcacacagattgtagcagccatagGGGTGCCTAtctggccagcttctgcagctttcactttcaggtttgttttttgcttgggccatATACTGCaaaccagtcattccagtgattgacaccatgtcaaagactggaaccaagattcacagaaatagaattctatggttgtaagtcaaagtgtaattaattttgctcactgacatgttttgaattcaattttaaaactgtttgggtgtcagactggaaaattacagttttaagacacgccaaccttaaaattaacagctgtgatcgaggttattttcatcaagttccttcacttcctacatcatcatggatcagtccaatataatatcattactagacttaacttccaaatgatacaagtcatgcatttaagaggagccttaacgttgggctttgtgtttatctcatttaaatgtatttcttgtctcgtatcaaagactgaagcactgttaAAAACTGGCGCTTCTACCATATCACAcagtttaaatacaccgtgtcatgaacaggcgttaataaaatcatggcatttaaattactgatcaaagggagagccaaattcgtaagtgcatgttgcaattacagtgtcagcatatatgcagatcggtaatgcatcacttcagataaagaaaaaaataatgattttttctgtttatacgtaagtaatactttaatagttcagttgtaatttctgttgtcagtaaagatacccctcagcaaacgatgtcaacttttttttaagagacgtcttcactgttgtccacacttgattttccgaattataccagtagttaaaagtttcggcaagtaaggtaatttgttgacctccattgaatcttaaatagtgttttaaacgggcaaataagtaaagcactcataaatttgtaaacaatttataggtcagcttgtcaaactttcaaaacacactcgaatttaggaatttcataacagaactgtcactgttttttctcgctagattagacACACTTCATTacgttgatgtgtagatatctagaacatccaatataaaatacttatgagggcgcagaacgaaaaacattttcatccgtgttttgacacttcgtttttttaccaaattcagatatggcggacactcaattATATAACCTCTTGCctgcacgcgctagagccatctatcggtaggtccggtagttgagcatccctcatttctctagctttagacgcctgtaaattcagatatggcggacactcaatgatataATCTCTTggcggcacgcgctagagccatctatcggtagttgagcatccctcatttcgctagctttagacgcctgtatcCCTGTCTTGCAAAAAATTCTCTAAAGACATATAGGCATATCCTAATGCGCTATCTCTACTGCACAGAAAGACGACGGTAAGCACTATAACTATTTGTTACTCTTCAAACTTCCATTCAACAATATGACAATGAACCCAATCACAGAGAACTGAACTAGCAAAGAATAACTACGTTAAAACTCGGCCGCTCGCCCAAAAAATAATACAAATGTCCAAGGTTATTTAAATGTCTCTCTACTTGTCTTCCGTTGCAGGTGCTTCCCATAGACAGCTCAAGTCGATCCACAGCGGAAGTCAATGAAATGAAAGGCGTCACCATCAAAAGGACTAGTGTTCAGGGTAAATGGAATGTCAACAAAACGCCACTTCGTTTGCATAACGCTGAATGATGAAAGTGATTTGATTTTTTAAGGTCGATTCGCACTCACGTGACGGAAAGGAACGGAACATCAAACATTCCACAATTCATGTATCAATTTCGTATTCACTTAACGGGAAGAAACAGAACATCAAGGTCACAGAACAACAAGATAGAAGTATTCTGCCCAAGTTTTACGATACGGAAGCAGAGAATGACGTCACTCACGgcctaatacaggcggccgtgcgTAACTACTTCTAGTTGACTGGGGGTGAACTTCGAATATGTGAAAATATTACTGCCTTTCGAAATACGAGTATTAGTGCGTATAATTACGATGAGAAAGGTAGGAACGAAATTTTCAAAAGTAACAATCAATCGGATAGCCATGGGCGTGGACTCGCAAAAATTTTACGATATGGACATGGTACAAATGTATCTACTTACGTGAAACCAGGGGCACCTATGcacgaaattacaaaaaaaaaaaaacataaaagccGGAACTAAATCAAATGCAAATGAATGCACAGTGATAGCGGCGAAAGCAAATGATGTTTACCAACGTGAATTATCGAGTATCGTCGAAAACTAAAGGAAATACTGGATACCAATCAGAGTAAAACCATTTTCATCATTGGAATTCCGCATAGACAAGACCTCATAAACGattcgtgtgtaaacaaagaaatcatGAAAGCCAACAAACAGTTcgagaaaatatgcaaaatgtatgaaaatttCTACCTGTTAACTACCTAGAGAGAGACAGTTTTACAAGACATGGTATGCACTTAAACGGTATAATAGTACAGCAACCACCACCAACTACAGCAGTGAAACCATCAAAAACTACAGCAAGAAAAAAACCACTGTCAATATCAGAAACAGAAGCACCATCATCAGCTGAAACAGCACAGCCCTTACCAGAGATAGAAAACAGAGCATCAAGTGAATCAAGACAATCCTCATCAGATGTGGCAGGAACTACAGATGCAGCAACATCATCTCAATCAACAGCAGAACCACCATCATCAGAGACAACAACAGAGCCACTGTCACAAGTGATGATAGCATCAGCATTGCCAGAATCAGGACTATCATCATCACATGAACAAGCAACAAGGGAAGAAGCAACAACGTCAACAGAAGTAACAACAGCAGAAGAATCAATAGGAGCCACtcataacaaaagaaaaacttcaccACCACGCCATCTTAAGGATTTTTTAGTAGAAACTGGGAACAAAAGACCATTAAGATAAGTAATCTACAAAAAGTTGTGTCTGGCCAGTTTAGAGTAGATAACTTTGATAACATCACATCCAGAATAGCAAAAAATGACCTTATTATGTATTTGAATATTGGAGGTTTATCAAGTAATCTGGTCAGTAAGCTTCATGACTTAGAACTATTTCTAGAGAGAGTAAAATGGTCTGTAAAGGTTATCCACTTAAGTGAACATTGGCTTagagatgaaaatataaatttattgaacaaaCTTACAGCTTACGAAGTAGCAGCTAGATTCTGTAGATACAATGGGTATGGTGGTCCATGTATTCTGGTCATTCATCAGTAAAATACCAAATTaagcaaaatttcatttatttaaatgaAGAACGCCATTTGTGACTTTCTGCGTAGAACTTAAGGACTGTAACATGCTTATGTTCAACATATATCGTACTCCTGGTTACTCAATCTCCTGCAATTTTCTGGTTAAACTTGAAAATTTACTCCAccaactcaaaactgaaaagatatGTAAAAACGTTGTTTGTGCTGATTTTAATATATATGTgagaaaaaatgacaaatttgcCTTTAAGATGAAGGAGGTGATGTTCACACATGGTTTTATTCTAAATTTTGTAGAAATGAGAAGGGTAACTGCTTCGTCAGCATCCTGCATAGATAACATTGCTAGTAGCTTAAACTACAGATTAACAGAAAAATGTGTAGTAAGCTTTGGATCTCAGACAACAGTGCTCTGTTAGTGCCGATACCCTGTATTAGCTGAAAGCACCCATTCAAGAAAATCAGAAACTTTAaacaagaaaatatagaaatgtttgTCAATAAAATCAGCCTCACCTCATGGCCATTTACTGCTAAGTcctcaaaaaatgaaaatttcaataactTTTTGGAGGCCTTCTTGATGGTGTTTAATGAATGCTTTCCTTTTATAACTATAAAACTGACACACCTAAAGAGTGTTCGTGGATAACAAGGGGTATTTAGATTTCAAGCATGAGGAAAAGAGAACTTCATATGGAGGTGAATGTCAGTCGAGACACAGAATTCTTAAATTATGCATGGCAATATAAGAAAATCTTTGATAAAGTTGTCAGGCATGCCAAAAAAATTggcaaataataattacatttcaaaTGCTAAAAATAAGTCTAAAGCAGTATGTAGTATTATGAAGAATGAAATAGGGGAAAAAAGGAAGACAACGGAAACTTGGACTGGTGGTTGAAGGTGACACTGTTCAGGACCCTACAAAAATCTGTGAAGCGTTTAACAGCCACTTCATAAATCCGTGTAAAACTGATGAACTTTCACTGCCAAATGCGTACCCTGTTTCCAGTTTATGTAACCCCACAACATTTGAATTCAGCCATATACCCTGTTCTGAAGCAGCTGATGTCATAAAGTCCTTGGAGAATTTAAATTCTGTAGACTGGGATGAAGTTCCTACAAAAATAATAAAGGCAGTCACACATAGTATTGCACATCCTCTGTTCCTTATAACGAATCAATCTTTCGAGGAAGGATGTTTCCCTCATAGATTGAAGTATGCTGAAATACGATCCATTTACAAAAAAAGCAGACATGATGAAGTGAGTAATTATCGACCAATATCATTGTTatcaatattttccaaaatatttgaaagagctgcatgtaaCCATATAGTTAACTATAATAATCTGCATAATATTATCAAGAACAATCAGCATGGTTTCCAAAGAGGACACTGCACAGTGCAACCCATTAATTAACTTATTATAAAAATTAGCAGTAGTCTAGATAAAATATGGATGTATCAGGCTTATTTTGTGACCTaagtaaagcttttgacacagtagaTCAAAAACTACTACTTTTCAAGCTACAAGCATATGGTTTCAGTGAAAACTGGCCAAGATGGATCTCATCCTACCTATTAAACAGGAAGCAAAGAACAGTAATAGAAGAAATTAGTAAGAGATTCTTCTCAAGTTGGAAAAAGACGGTACAAGGTGTGCCACAAGGATCTATCCTTGGGCCAATATTGTTCTTGTACTATATAAATGACCTGCCGACTAACATAAATTCAGAAACTATTCTTTACACTGATGTCTCTACAGCAATAGTCTGTTgcaagaaaagtgaaaatttaattagtCATCTCCAGCAGTCTCTGGGTGAAATTGAGGCATGGGTGAGAAATAATGGTCAGAAACTAAATCTAACAAAGACACAAATCATTCACTTTACCACAAAACAAGGTGAACAGGATATACTAGAAATACCTAGCCACCACAAACTgcaaggattatttgcccttcaacatagtggaaagcaaacatttccaaagttctgtaggcaaactgaatggtgcttacagaatgccagctcggaagaccatttccaatacactactacaacaacagtacgccatgatgaaagaaattgtgagagtcaaaATTAATTAGCTGTTGTGCTtacaatggatgggtggacctcaaccacaaatgagagttGTTT
This sequence is a window from Schistocerca serialis cubense isolate TAMUIC-IGC-003099 chromosome 7, iqSchSeri2.2, whole genome shotgun sequence. Protein-coding genes within it:
- the LOC126413168 gene encoding uncharacterized protein LOC126413168 is translated as MFLNRFPLKHPELLKKWITSVKRKDFKPTSCSFLCGNLFRQDDYVVSPGTWKKRLRHEAVPSIFDFPTHLMPPNKQPRRHVRILSDNDASPFERSVLESVLDLPSAEATDCVENVVNENSSVESMSHLSNAEAANCVEISAVGSQVIDCGIQSKVEMEDKATETCNFFSDIQPPPTTAVKPSKTTARKKPLSISETEAPSSAETAQPLPEIENRASSESRQSSSDVAGTTDAATSSQSTAEPPSSETTTEPLSQVMIASALPESGLSSSHEQATREEATTSTEVTTAEESIGATHNKRKTSPPRHLKDFLVETGNKRPLR